The genomic interval CTGCGGCAGCAGTGATTCCTGCGCGGGCCTCTTCGCGGGCAAGCCCGCCCACACGGCCCTCACTGACCTCAAAGGCAGCGCTGTACCTGTAGCAGCGGGCTTGCCCGCGAAGAGGCCGGTACAGGCAATAAAAAAGCCACGAGGTCACCCCCGTGGCTTTCGTTCACAACAGTGTCGCTTACAGCGCCATGTCGTTCTCAGGCTTGCTTTCAACCGCTTTGCCTGGCGCAGCACCGAAATCGACGCTGGCATCGATCACTGGCGGCTTCTCCAACTGCAGCACTTCAGCGGTGTAGTTCCACTCTTTCTGCGTGGCGGCTGCCGAATCATTCAGCTTGGTACCGTAGCTCGGCACGATCTCTTTGATCTTGGCTTGCCACTCAGGCGTCGCCACCTTCTCTTTGAACACGGTTTCGAGCACGTTCAGCATGATCGGCGCAGCAGTGGAAGCACCTGGCGAGGCACCCAGCAGGCCAGCAATGGTGCGGTCCTCGGAGGCCACGACTTCGGTGCCCAGCTTCAGCACGCCGCCTTTCTCGGCATCACGCTTGATGATCTGCACGCGCTGGCCGGCCTGCCACAGGCGCCAGTCTTCTTTCTTGGCGTTCGGGAAGTAGGTGCGCAGGGCTTCGAAGCGGTCGTCGTCAGACAGCATCAGCTGGCCCGCGAGGTACTCCACCAGCGGGTACTGTTCGATACCGACCTTGGTCATCGGCCACACGTTGTGCAGCGTGGTGCTGCCCAGCAGGTCGAGGTACGAGCCGTTCTTCAGGAACTTGGTCGAGAAGGTCGCGAATGGCCCGAACAGGATCACGCGCTTGCCGTCCAGCACGCGGGTGTCCAGGTGCGGTACCGACATGGGTGGCGCGCCGGTCGAGGCGATGCCGTAGGCCTTGGCCATGTGCTGCATGGCAACGGTTGGGTTCTCGGTCACCAGGAACGAGCCGCCCACCGGGAAGCCGGCGTATTCCTTGGCCTCAGGGATGCCCGACTTCTGCAGCAGCTTCAGCGCGCCGCCGCCGGCACCGATGAACAGGAACTTGGCGTCGGTGGCCGATTCGGTACCGTCCTTCAGGTTCTTGTACTCGACGTGCCAGGAGCCGTCCTTGTTGCGGGTGATGTCCTGCACTTCGCTGGACAGCTTCAGGTCAAACTTGTCCTGGGTCTTCAGGTGGCCAACGAACTGGCGGGTGATCTCGCCGAAGTTGACGTCGGTGCCAATCGGCGTCCAGGTCACGGCCAGCTTCTGGTTAGGGTCGCGGCCTTCCATCATCAGCGGGACCCACTTGGCGATCTGCGCGTGGTCCTCGGAATACTGCATCGGGCGGAACAGCGGGCTGGCCTGCAGCGCGTCATAACGCTTCTTGAGGAACTTGATGTTGTCATCGCCCCAGACGAAGCTCATGTGCGGGGTGCTGTTGATGAACGAATGCGGGTTCTTCAGCACGCCCTGACGCACCTGCCACGACCAGAACTGGCGGGAGATCTGGAAGGCTTCGTTGATTTCGATGGCCTTGGTGATGTTGACGTTGCCGTCTTTGTCTTCCGGGGTGTAGTTCAGCTCGGCCAGCGCGGAGTGGCCGGTACCGGCGTTGTTCCAGCCGTTGGAGCTTTCTTCGGCGACGCCGTCCAGGCGTTCGACCATTTCCATCGACCAGCTCGGCTCCAGCTCGTGCAGCCAGACCGCCAGGGTGGAACTCATGATGCCGCCGCCGACCAGCAGCACGTCGACTTTCTTGGTTTCTACCGCGTGCGCTTGCATGACGCTCGCCGCGACAGCCAGACCCAGCAAGGTCTTGCCAGCTTTCTTGAACATTGATCAATCCCAATGGTTAGCACGTAAGGGAGGCCTAGGCGGGGCCTCGTGTCGTTCTGTCCTTCAGCGCGCGCTTGTTATTGATCATTGGAGTCAGCAGCCAAGAGAAACAGTGAACGCCCAGCCAATGGTCGAATTGACCCGCCATCGCTGAAACGTTTTTCCGATTGTATCTGAATTGCCAGCACAAACAAATTGAGGGGCTGCGCGTCAAGGCGACAGGTTGTCCCAGCCACGCGGGAATATTCGACAGCGATTGCAGTATTCTTCCGCCACCCCTACTATTGCGATCATTTCTCATTCGCACCAGTACGCGCTCGCGCCGGATGCCGCCGTGGTTTCGATACCTGAGTTGAACACCTCCATCCATACCCTGTACCACAGCCATTCGCGCTGGTTGCTTGGCTTTTTGTACCGGCGCCTGGGCAGCCGTTGCGATGCTGCCGACCTGGTTCAGGACACGTTCCTGCGCATCCTCAACCGCCCGCGCCAATTCGATGGGGAGCGCGCTGAACGCTCCTACCTGGCCACCATCGCCCGTGGCCTGTGCGTGGACCACTGGCGGCGCCAGCGGCTGGAGCATGCATGGCTGCAACAGCTGGCGTTGCAGCCCGAAGCCGTGCAGCCCTCCCCCGAGCAGCGAGCGATCATCGTCGAAACCCTGCACGAGGTGGACGCGATGCTGTTGCGCTTGCCCAGCAAGGTGCGCCAGGCGTTTCTGCTGGCACAAATCGATGGCCTGGCCTACCGCGATATCGCCGCGCACATTGGCGTCAGCGAACGCATGATCAAGAAGTACCTGGCGCAGGCCTTTTTGCACTGCGCCATCCTTGAAGCCGAACTCGACGGCGTGCTGGTGGAATGACGCCATGAGCACACCCACACAGAAACTCAGCCACGCCAGTTTGCAGGAAGCCGCGCATTGGTACGTGCAATTGCAGGACGAGGACGCCGGCCCGCAGGTGCACCACCAGTGGCAACATTGGCTCGACCAGCACGGCGACCACCGCGCAGCCTGGCACTACGTGCAACGTGTCGGCCAGCGCTTCGCGCCTTTGCAGGCCGAAGGCGCTACCGCGGGCCGGGCCCTGCGCGAGCACGAGCCGCGCCGCTTCAGCCGGCGCACCGGGCTCAAGACGTTGCTGGTGCTCGGCGCCAGCTCGCTGCTCGGCTGGCAGGCCTGGCGGGGTGCGCCACTGCCGGGCTGGGGTGCCGACCTTGCCACCGGCATTGGTGAAACCCGCCAAACCCGCTTGGCCGACGGCAGCCAGCTGTGGCTGGGCGCCCAGAGTGCAGTGGACCTGGAGTTCTCGGCGCTGAGCCGCGTGCTCACGTTGCGTTTTGGCGAAATCCTGGTGGAAACCGCCGCCGACTCGCGCCGGCCATTTTTTGTCGACACCGCGCAAGGGCGCATGCAAGCCCTGGGTACCCGTTTTGCGGTGTGCCAGCAGGGCGAGACCACGCGGCTGGACGTGTACGCCGGTGCGGTCGAAGTGTGCACTGCGCAGCGGGCCGAGCGCCTTATCGTCCAGGCCGGGCAGCAGGTGGTCTTCACCGCCCAGGGCATCAGCGCGCCGCGCCCGGCGCAAAGCGCGGGTGAGTCATGGATTCATCAACGCCTGAATGCCGAGGACATGCCCCTGGCGCAGCTGTTGCAGACGCTGGGCCGCTATCGCCATGGCCACCTGGGCTGGCACCCGTCGGTGGCACAGCTGTCGGTGATGGGGGCTTTTCCGCTCAACGATACCGACCGCGCACTCGACCTGCTGCAGGCGGCGCTGCCGGTTCGTGTGCAAAGGCTGACGCCCTGGTGGGTGAGCGTCGAGCCGGCGTGAGGAGTGGGGGCTGATGGGTGGTTGCCGATAGGTTTGTAGCGCCTGTGAAATCGAGCGCCGCGCGGGCGGCGCTCGATTTCACAGGCGCTATAAAAACAACGCCATACCCCCCACAATCCTCATGCAAAAAAACCGCACCAACCGGTTCCCTTTTCCCAATCTCGTTCGGTTAACCCCTCACAACCTCCCTCAACTGACCGTATCGACCTCAGGGACCAGCATGCCGACGCCCCTCCACCCCGCCTTTCGCCTGGCGCTTGCCGCCCCGCTTTCCCTTTGTGCCGCTGCACCGCTGATGCTGCCGGCGACCTTGGCGCACGCCGAACAAGCGATCAATGCCGAGGCTGCCTTCAACATCGCCCCCGGCTCGCTGACCAGCGCCCTCAACCAGTTCAGCAGCCAGGCCGGCATCTACCTGGCCGGCAGCAACGCATTGGCCGCCGGTAAAACCAGCCAGGGCCTGCAAGGCCGCTACAGCGTCACCCAAGGGCTGGCCCGTCTGCTGCAAGGCAGCGGCCTGCAGGCTGTACCGCAAGGCAGCAGCGGCTATGTGCTGCAACCGGTCGAAGACGGCAACGCTTTGCAACTGGACGCCACCGCCATCAACGCCGCCACCCTGGCCGTCAGCAATGGCCAGGGCGACACAGGCTACCGTGCGGTCTCCAGCGCCACGGCCAGCAAGACCAGCAGCGCCCTGGCCGACACCCCGCGCTCGGTTTCGGTGGTGACGCGCCAGCGCATGGACGACCAGCAATCGCAAACCCTCACCGAAGTGCTCGGCTATGTACCGGGCATTTTCTCGCCACCCTTTGCCGGCGGTGACGGCCAGGCGGGCGACCTGTTCTTCATCCGTGGTTTCAACGCCACC from Pseudomonas kermanshahensis carries:
- the mqo gene encoding malate dehydrogenase (quinone), whose translation is MFKKAGKTLLGLAVAASVMQAHAVETKKVDVLLVGGGIMSSTLAVWLHELEPSWSMEMVERLDGVAEESSNGWNNAGTGHSALAELNYTPEDKDGNVNITKAIEINEAFQISRQFWSWQVRQGVLKNPHSFINSTPHMSFVWGDDNIKFLKKRYDALQASPLFRPMQYSEDHAQIAKWVPLMMEGRDPNQKLAVTWTPIGTDVNFGEITRQFVGHLKTQDKFDLKLSSEVQDITRNKDGSWHVEYKNLKDGTESATDAKFLFIGAGGGALKLLQKSGIPEAKEYAGFPVGGSFLVTENPTVAMQHMAKAYGIASTGAPPMSVPHLDTRVLDGKRVILFGPFATFSTKFLKNGSYLDLLGSTTLHNVWPMTKVGIEQYPLVEYLAGQLMLSDDDRFEALRTYFPNAKKEDWRLWQAGQRVQIIKRDAEKGGVLKLGTEVVASEDRTIAGLLGASPGASTAAPIMLNVLETVFKEKVATPEWQAKIKEIVPSYGTKLNDSAAATQKEWNYTAEVLQLEKPPVIDASVDFGAAPGKAVESKPENDMAL
- a CDS encoding sigma-70 family RNA polymerase sigma factor, whose protein sequence is MVSIPELNTSIHTLYHSHSRWLLGFLYRRLGSRCDAADLVQDTFLRILNRPRQFDGERAERSYLATIARGLCVDHWRRQRLEHAWLQQLALQPEAVQPSPEQRAIIVETLHEVDAMLLRLPSKVRQAFLLAQIDGLAYRDIAAHIGVSERMIKKYLAQAFLHCAILEAELDGVLVE
- a CDS encoding FecR domain-containing protein, encoding MSTPTQKLSHASLQEAAHWYVQLQDEDAGPQVHHQWQHWLDQHGDHRAAWHYVQRVGQRFAPLQAEGATAGRALREHEPRRFSRRTGLKTLLVLGASSLLGWQAWRGAPLPGWGADLATGIGETRQTRLADGSQLWLGAQSAVDLEFSALSRVLTLRFGEILVETAADSRRPFFVDTAQGRMQALGTRFAVCQQGETTRLDVYAGAVEVCTAQRAERLIVQAGQQVVFTAQGISAPRPAQSAGESWIHQRLNAEDMPLAQLLQTLGRYRHGHLGWHPSVAQLSVMGAFPLNDTDRALDLLQAALPVRVQRLTPWWVSVEPA